From Lewinellaceae bacterium:
AAGCGGCTGGCAAAATTTAAGCCGGAGCGGAAATTATCAAAATACCTTTTTCCACACCCCCAGAGGCAGAAGGTGGAAAAACAGCGTTTGATGCCTATTGGAAGACTATTTCGAATTCACACTTCCGGCTTTGCACAGCCTGATTATTGGCTGTCAACAATGTCGCCCCCAAGACAGGTGGCCAAAAACGGCCAATCAAAGTCAAAATTTTTGAAATAAAAACTTGACATTCTTGGAAATGTCCAAAAAAAAAAACTTTACATACACGGCAAAACAAACCTCGGCCTAAAGGCTTAAATACGACACAATAAACGGTTCGCCTTATCTCAAAAACGGCTCTATGAAGAAAGAAGCATGCAAACGCGCTACTATCGCTGTCCTGGTATTTGCAGCATACCTCCTTTTGCTTCCTGGCTTAAAAAGCCAAGCAGAATTTGCTCCTATGGGGGCTCAGTGGACTTACAGAAAGTGCCATTGGCAATGGTGCTACGCAGAAATCAACGAAGTGGTGCGCGACACGGTCATTGACGGAATGAGTTGTAGTATACTGGAAAGGGTGGGTTATTCCGCAATCGCTCCTCCCCAAATTATCGGCGAGTGGACCCTATGCCAAGAAGGGGCAAAAGTGTATCACTATTGGGATACGATTTCCTATTTGCTGTACGATTTCGATGCCCAGCCGGGCGACAGTTGGCCCATCCGGCTAATGAAGCCATATTTCAGCGAGTTTTCCGATATGCAAGCCTGGCTGCACGTCGATTCCCTTGGTATATTGGAAACCAATGGGCAGCCCTTCGACGTGCAGTACACTTCCATCGAAACCGAAATGGATTTAAGCGCCTTTACAGGTTGGTCCTTCAATTGGATAATTCGGGATGTAGGCACTTAGGCACGACGAAAGAATAAACTGTCCATTCTGGCTTGTACTTTTTGCGCCATGCTGCGTTGCTCCCCGACCCTTCGGGTGCGGGGCAGGCTATCACTCAGGTAGCTTTGGCTATCCTCATTCTTCGCGCCTTGCCTGGCACAAAAATTACTGCCCCATAATTGAACACTTTATTCTTTCCTCGTGCCTTAGTAAAAGCCCTGAGAGACACAGTGGTATCTTATTCTACATGGGAACCGATATTGCAGGCGTTGCCTTGCGGCAACTTCCTGCTTTCCGGCCAAAGCCGGGATTCAACTACAAAAGTTATTTTGATAAAATATAGCCCAACAGGAGACACTTTGTTTTCAAGGCGTTATGAGAATTTTGGACAGGACGGCCTTTTCATCAAATTAAAAGCTAAGGCGGTGAATGAGGCCAATGATCAATATTTATTAGTTAGTGAAGAAGTAGAAACGGCTTCTCTTAATGACGCGGACATAGTAGTGACAAAGGTAGATGAAAATGGAGACATAATATGGCGCAAGAGGCTGGCCTCTAACAACATCAATGAAATACCTCATTCGGCCATTCCATGGGATAATGGCGGTTTTATTATTGGTGCGCAATTTAATAATACAATAATAGTAGATCAAAATTACATCGGCCGGCCCGCGCCTGCTGCTTTTCCCCAACCCGGCGGAGGAGTTCCTCAACGTTTTTCTCAAAGACCCGGCCCTGCCACAATGCTCCGGCGCGGCCTTCCGCATCCTGGATGCGCAGGGGCGGCTGCAGGCGGCGTATCCGGCGGGCCGGTTGGAGGATGCGACATCCGTATTGCCGGTGCAGGCCCTGCCCGCCGGGCCTTATGTGCTGCAGTATGTGGATGCGCAAGGGGTGCTGTGGAGTGGGCGGTTTGTGAAAATGTAGCATTTTTGTGCTGCTAGTCGACAGGCGAGCTGTAAGTCAGCGTCAAAGGGAGTCGCCAGCCGACAGCTATAGCATCCACAGCATCAATGCCGCTAGTCGACAGGCGAGCTGCCAGTCAGGGCCAGAGAGAGTCGCCAGCCGACATCCACAGCATCAATAGTCACCCCCTCAACCTCGGGTCCAGCGCATCCGTCAGCCCTTCCCCCAGCAGGTTGAAGATGGTCACTGTCAGGAAAATGGCGAAGCCGGGGAAGATGGCCAGCCACCAGGCGGAGACCTGCGAGCGGGCCAGCCGCAGCAATGATCCCCAGGTGACCTGCTCAGGTGGCACGCCCACGCTGAGAAAAGAGAGAAAGGCCTCCAGCAGAACGGCGCTAGCCACTCCGAAGGCGATGGTAATCAGCACCGGCGTCAGGGCATTGGGAATGGCATGGCGGAAGATGATGCGCCACTCGCTGTAACCCAGGGCCTGAGCCGCTTCGATATATTCCAGGCTGCGGATGCGGAGCAGCTCCGCCCGGATGAAGCGGGCGATGCCCGTCCACCGGATCAGCCCGATGATGGCCATGACGTATAGTATAGAAGGCTGTTCGATCACCGCCAGGATGCTCAACACCAGCAGCAAGGCCGGAACGGAGCTGACCACCTCAATCAGCCGCATGACCATGATGTCGAGCGGCAGGGTGATGCGTTTGCCCAGCAGCGGTATCCGCTTAAGGGGCCGGGCCAGGAGGTTCACCGACACCATGATGGCCGCCGTTATGCCCAGGCTTTTCAACAATTCTACACTGAACGTACCTTCGCTGAAGGCGAAAGAACGGGCGGTAAAACCGTAGAAAATACTGGCCAGCACCCCCACGATATTCAGGATAAGCCCGATGCGGGAGGCCTGGAAGCGGTCGTCGCCGAAATACCCGCCCAGGGCGCCGAAGAAAACGCCGATGATGGCCGCGATCGACATGGAGACGACCCCCACCAGCATGGCGATGCGCGTTCCGGAGATCATCCCGGCGGCGACATCCCGGCCCAGCTGGTCGGTGCCCAGCCAGTGCCGGAAGCGGCGGGACGGCACATCCTGTTCACTGCCCGGAGATTTGTAATTGTTGTTTTTCCGGTCGATGGTCGTCGCCGAGTAGGGTATCAACGCCCAGGCTACCTGCTCGTATTCGTGCTCTTTCCAGCCCTTCTGAAAAAACTGGGCTTCCCAGGTAGACAACCCCACGGCTACGGCGTACTGCTTGAAAACGGGGAAGTACGTTTGGCCGCCGATTTTGCAGTAAAGCGGTTTTTCATTGGCAATGAAATCGCCGGCCAGCGCAACGAACAGCAGGAAGAACAACAGGCGAAGAGACCATACCGCCAGGCGGTTTTTGCGGAATTGCCGCCGCACAATGGCCCAGTAGCTTTCTCCCATGGCTTGCCGACGGGCCATCCTTTCCGCTAAATCCTTCTCTTTTTTTACTCCGATCAGCATAATCTATTGCTTGTTGCGGCTGTAAGATACCCGGGGGTCGGCCCAGGCGTATAAAAAGTCGGCCACCAGGATGCCCGCCATCGTCAGGATGGCCGACAACATCAGTACCGTGTACACCACCGGCCAGTCGCGCTGCGTGATGGCGTCGATGGTGAGCTTGCCCATGCCGGGAATATTGAAAATGACCTCTATGGCTACCGAACCGGCAAAAACGGCCGGGAAAATACTGGCGAAAAGGGTGATGATGGGAAACAGGGAGTTGCGGAAAGCGTGTTTCCAGATGACCGTCCGGCTACTCAGGCCCTTGGCCCAGGCCGTGCGGATATAATCCTGCCGGATGACGCTCAGCATGCCGCCCCGCATCTGCCGGGAAATGAAGGCCAGCGCGCCGTAGGCCAGGCAGAGAACAGGCAACCCCAGGTGGGAGGCCGTTTCCCAAAAGCGGCTCCAGAAAGGCGCCTCCGCCGGCAGGTTGCCCAGGCCGATGGAGGGGAACCAGTCCATCCCGTATTCCGGAGTGGTGAAAAAGACCAGCAGCATGGTGCCGATCCAGAAACTCGGCAGGGAATAGAGGATAAACAGGATCACGGTGGAAGACCGGTCGAAGAGGGAATCCTTCCAGACGGCCGAAAAAACGCCCAACGGGATCGACAACAGGTAGGCCAGCAATATGGCCATCCCATTGATGAGTATGGTCCAGAAAAGGGCGTCTTCCATTTTGTCGGCCACCGGCCGGCTGTCGTAATAAGAAATGCCAAAATCCAGCCGCAGGAAACCGGCCAGCCAGTTGTGGTATTGGTTGTCCAGGCCATACCATTTGATATCGGGCAGATAAAGCAGCCCCGGGCGGGCGTTCTTTTTGATGGCTTCATAGCTGCGCTGCAACTCCTGTATGGGCCGTTGAAGGGCCGCCTGCAGGCTGCTGTCCTGAACAGCCAGCGTCATGGCTTCGTCCAGCAGGCTGGTGATCCTGGCATCGGAATACGAGAGGAACAACTGCTGCAGATTGGAGCGAACAGAGCGAAAGGCATTGCTTTCCTGCTGTTGAGAAGCCACCTGCAGGGTGTAGTTCATCTTGAGAAGCTGATGGTAATAGGCTTCTATCTGCTCCCAGTTGCCGTACTGGGCGACGAGCTTCGCCAGGTTTTCCCGGTGGTCTCTGCGGAGGATGTTGTAAAGGGTATCCGGATAGGCAGCCGAAGATAGGCCTACGTAAAAAACCGGCTTGTTGAGGCCCAGAAAGTCGGCAGTTTCCCGGTAAATCCGCTCGGCGTTGGCCAGGTTCTGCTGGTCGGGGCCAAACCCTCTCAGCTTCAACTCCACTGGGTCGCCGGGGGCTGCCTTGCTCAGGCCAAAGGCCAGCAGGGAGATCACCAGCAGGGTGGGAATGAAGATGAGTACTCGTTTGAGCAGATATTGTAACATGGGATCTATGCTTTGCAGCCTTATTTTTTCTTCAATTTCAGATGGCTGGGGAAATAGCCCGGATAGATGGGTGAAGCCTGGGCCTCAAACCGCTTATGGATGGCAATGCGGCTGGTCGGCACCAACAGGTAGATCAGGGGCATCTCATCGTAGAGCATGGCCTGAAGCTGGTTGTACAATTTGTTGCGCTCCTGGTCATCCAGGGTCACCTGTATCTGATCGATCAGGGCGTCCGATTCGGCAGTGGCAAAACCGGTGCGGTCGTCGCCTTCAGAGTGAAAATCCTGCCTCGGTTCCCAGAGGCCGGGCTGAATGGTCTTTCCCCAGGGGACGAGCTCGAAATCCCGGCGCTTGAAGTCATCGGCCAGCACGGCGAACTCTTTGGCTTCGATCTGGATATCGATGCCCGCTCTTTTGGCCGATTCCTGGATCAGGAGGGCCGCGTTTTCTATATTTTCCCTCCCGGCAATAATTTTATAATTGAGCGACAGTTCCTCCAATTTGCCGTTGATTACCTTATCGGCGATGCCGTTGTTGTTGCTGTCCGTCCAGCCGGCTTCCTCCAGCAGTTGCCGCGCCTTTTCCGGATCGTAGGGGATGGGCTGAAGGCTTTTGTTGTAAAAGGGGAAGGAGGGGTGCACCGGGCTGGCGTAAGGCGTGCCCAGGCCGTTGTAGACGGTGTTTATGATTTCTTCCACATTAATGGCATAGGCCAGCGCCTTCCTCACCCGCTTATCCGACAATTTGGGAACGCGGGTATTGACGTAGATAAAGGTGTTGCCCAGCAGCGGGGGGCTGAAAAAATCGTAGCGCTCCGCCGTGAATTCATTTTCCTGCAGGCTCAGAAAATCGGTGGGGGGGATGTTGGCCATGGCGTCGATCTGGCCGTCTTTCAGGGCAGTGATGGCAGCATTGGGGTCGGGTATCGGCCGGAACACGATCTTGTCGGGGTAGCCGGCCAGGGCCGGGTAGGTTTCCGCCAGTTCATCGCCCCAGTAATTTTCTTTTTTGACAACGATGATGCGCTGGCCGGTCTCCCAGCTTTCAAAGCGGTAGGGGCCGCTGCCGGAGATTCCATCTTTTTCCCGGCTGTATTTGGGGCTGGTGAAAAGGCTGGCGAATTGCGCCAGGCGCTCGTCTTTATCCGCCAGTTCTTTCGCTTTTTTCTCATCGGCAAGGTCGGTAAAGGGAATATCTTCCAGCAGGCCATCGGGGTCAAAGAAATAGGCGGGCATGACCGGCAGCGCCGAACCGATGGCCTCTTCTCCCAGGATGTATTTCTGGTCAGTGAGCACCGTAAACCGGCGGGGGTTTTCGCTGTCCACCTGTATGTCTTTGATAAAAGAAAGATACGCCCGGTAAGCCGGCGTGGGAACCTGCGGGTTGAGGGCGGCCTTGAGGGTGAAGATAAAGTCTTCTGCCGTCACTGGGCTGCCATCATCCCAGACAGCCTGGCCGTGAATCTCAAAAGTATAGGCCATTCCTCCGGCATAAGGGCCCTCCGTGATGGGAGTGATCTCCGGGCGGGACTTGGCCAGTTGGGGAATAATCTCCAGGCTAACCGGGTCGATGGAGATCAGGTTTTGAAAAATGGCGTTGCCCACGATGCGGGCGTAAATGCTGGTCGAAAGAGGCGGGTTCAGGCGGTCTGGCTCCGCATCCAGTTGTATGACAGCCTCGTTCAGGGGGCGGTCCAGGGAAAAAACGACGTCTTTTTCCTTCGTCTTCGGATCGCTTTTACAGCCTGCCAACAGCAGAAAAACGAAAAGCAGAAGGGTGTAGCTCACATTGAAATGTTTCATTCGATTTGGATTGTTTTTTCTTTAATATGGGTTTCTTCAGCCGCGCAGAAAAAATGCGGGCAAATCATGCCTGTGCCGGGGGCCTGCGACAGGGACTGCAAGATAATTATTTCGGCGCGGCCTCGCGCTTGATAAAGGTATTTACTAAAAAACCGGGGCGGCGGGCCGTAGCTTCGGCCTTAAACCGCTTCGATATGGCGATGCGTTCCAGGGGGGCAAACAGGAATATATAAGGCTGCTCCTCGTATATCAGTTCCTGGAATTCCTTGTACAACCGGTTGCGTTTGGCCTCATCCAGCGTCACCCGTATTTCTTCGATCAGGCGGTCGGCTTCAGCATTGGAGAAGCTCACCCGGTTGCCTCCGTCCGGGGTGTCGCTTTCCGAGTGCCAGAGCTGTTTGGGGTCGTCGATGATGGGATCCTGGCCCCAGGCGCCGGAGTAGAGTTCATAGTCTCGTTTTTTGGTATCGTCGATCAACACGGTAAATTCTTTGGGCACGATGTTGATCTTAACGCCTGCCTTTCTGGCGTCGTTCTGGAAAAGCAGCGCCTGGCTGTTGGCGAAATTGCTGGAAGCGCTGACCTTGTACTCCAGTTCCATCTCTACCCGCTCTCCGCTGATCTCTTTATCGACGATTCCGTTGCCATTGGTATCCTCCCAGCCGGCCTCGGCCAGAAGGATGCGCGCCTTTTCCGGATCGAATTCGATAGGGCTGAGCCCTTTGTGATAATAGGATTTTGCCGGGTGGAAAGGCCCTACCGTGCGTTCGGCCAGCCCATAAAACAGGTCTTCGATCAGGGCGGGCACATCGACCAGGTGGGCCAGGGCGCGGCGCACCCGCTTGTCCGCCAACCTGGGTTTTTTATTGTTCAGGCCGATGAAATAATAACCCAATGAAGAAGGCGTGTGCAAACTGTACAACTGCTTGATCATCTCATTCTCCCGGAGGCCGACAAAATCTTTGGCATCGATCTGCCCGGTGACGTCGATCTGCTGATCCTTCAGGGCCACTACGGCGGCGCTCTGGTCGGGAATGATCAGGAAAGACAGCTTGTCGGGGTAGGCTTTAAGTAAAGGAAACCGGTCCGACAACTGGTCTCCCCACCAGTTTTTTTTGCGGTTCAGCACGATGCGCTGCCCCGTCTCCCATTTTTCGAACTCATAAGGGCCGGAACCTACGACGTAGCCCTTTTCCCGGGAATACCGGGGCGAGTTGAACGCATCGGCAAATTCCTGGATGGCTTTCCGCTCCTGCGCCAGCAATTCATCCGGGTCCGTAGAATCGGCCAGCCGTTCTGCATAACCCGGGCTGGCCAGATGGGCGAGCGGTATGTCCTTCAGCAGGCCATTGGGGTCGTAGATGTATTCCGGCAGGATCGGGATATTGCTCACGGCTGTTTCGCCAATGATGTACTTCTTGTCGGTAAGGACCGTAAAACGGCGCGGGTTGGCGGAATCCACTTCCACGTCTCTTATGTAGTCGAGGTAGGCGCGGACATTCGCGGCGTTGACTTTGGGGTTGAACAGAGCTTTTAGGGTAAACTCAAAATCTTTTCCGGTGATGGGTTGGCCGTTGTCCCACCTTGCTTCATCGTGGATTTCGAAAGTGTAGGCGACCCCGCCCTGGTAGGGCCCTTCGTCAATCTCTTCGATTGCCGGCCGGGATTTGGCCAGTTGGGGAGCAAGCTCCAGCGTCCGGGGGTCAAAATGCAACAGGTAGAGGAAGATTTGTTCGTTGACAGCGCGGGCGTAGACATTGGTGGAGATCAGGAGGTTGAGGCGGTCGGGCTCCGCCGGCAACCGGGCGTAGACCGTATTGTCCTGGTTTTTAAAGATGGTACTGTCTATGCTTTCTTCTGGCGGCTCGTCCCCATTGCAAGCAGCGAACAGAAAGGCGAAGAGGGCAAGAATACCGATGAAACGCAAATGCATCATATTTCTTTGGGATTTTCCTGGTGTGTGCTACGTCGGAATTTAAGCGCCCTAAATTACAGGATTTGGGCAGCAAATAAAAAAAAATTTTGTCCTGATGAAACGCAGCTTGCCGTTATACTGCCGCATAACAGGTTGTGCCAGTATAAACCTTGCCTGCATATCATTGTTTTATTGCTATAATCAGAATGAAATTATGCCAACAATCCTTATCGCCGGCGGCAGCGGCCTGATCGGCAGCCGCCTTAGCCATTTACTTCGCGAACAGGGGCACGATGTGCTTCACCTCAGCCGCCGCCCCCGGCCAAACGCTCCCTACCCTACCTACCGTTGGGATACCGGCGAGGGCTACATAGACGACGAGGCAGTTCAACGCGCCGATTATGCCGTCAACCTGGCCGGCGCCGGCATCGCGGACAAACCCTGGACCAAGGCGCGCAAACAACTGATCATCGACAGCCGGACGGAAGGAGCCCGCTTGTTGTTGTCGGCCTTCCGGCGGTTGCAGCATTTTCCCAAAGCCTATATTTCCAGCGCGGCCATCGGCTATTACGGCGACCGGGGAAATGAATGGCTGAATGAAACTTCAAAGCCTGGCCAGGGCTTCCTGCCGGAAAGTTGCGTTGCATGGGAAGCAGCGGCCGGCGAGGTGGCCGATGCGGGCATACGCACCGTCGCTATTCGCATCGGCATCGTCTTATCTACGCAGGGAGGAGCGATGGAAAAAATGTTGCTGCCTTTCCAGTTCCGGCTCGGCGCCTATTTTGGCGACGGCAGCCAGTGGTACAGCTGGATCCATATCGGCGACCTGTGCCGGATGTTCATAAAGGCTGTGGAAGACGACAGCATGCAGGGAGTGTACAACGGCGTAGCTCCCAACCCGGCCACCAATAAAGAATTGACGGAAGCCCTTAAAGGCGCCCTGGGCAAGCCCACCCTGACCGTGCCGGCGCCCGCCTTCGCGCTGCGGCTGGCCATGGGCGAAATGGCCGACGTGGTCTTGTCCAGCGCACGGGTAAGCTCCAAAAAGATCGAAGCGGCGGGGTTCGAATTTTCCTTCCCCACCCTCGGCGAGGCCCTTCCGGACTTGCTGGAGCGAAGGGTTTAGTACTACTTTATTAACTTAACAGGAGTAAACACCTCGATCTCATGGGTACGGACGACGAGGTCGGTAAACTTCCCTTTAAAGCGGGTGGCCTTCACGATGTGGTTGTCGACCCAATGGTAATTGCCGCCTCGGGGTTTGTTCATAATCATGTTGTGGTATTTGAAGCCATTTTTCAGCAGCCACTTTTCGGTAACCTCCCGGTGTTCGTCTGTACGGGAAGTGAAGAAAGTGATGACATGGCCCTGGTCGTACCATTTGTTGATGATCTTTAAGGCATCGGGATAGGGAAGCACGGCCAGCATGCGCTCGGGTTCTTCGTTGGGAATGTCGTCGCATATCGTTCCGTCGATATCGATCATGAAGTTTTTCACGCCCTCGGGCAAGAGCGGGCTGGTCTTTTCACCCTTCTTATTGAAAGTAGGTTGTAAATTCGAATTCTCCTGTACACTCATGGACAACTTGATTTTGAAAATACAGAACCACAAAGCTAGGGCAAAAGCCCTGCGCGGGCTAGTAGTCTGTCAAGCTCAAATTGACTGGTAATCTATGGCGTCTTTTGCGGCTGCTCTTCGTTGAAGAACCGCCTTCCGTCCGTACGGATGGGCGGGAACCTTCGCCTCAATCAGCCACAAAATACGCGATACTTTACCCGTCATTTAAACGTTGACAGACTACTAGTCCGCCAGCCATTTAGCCAGGGGTTCCGGCCATATTTAATAATAGGTTTACATTGACATCCCGGGCCAGGGCAAAGCCTGTCCCTTTAGCTCCGGCAATGAATTCTTCATCGCCGGCCGGAATTTGATGTGATCAGGGTTATGGGAGGTAAGTAGATAGCAGCAGCCTCGTGCTTAAAACTTAATATAGTCTCTGGGATCCACCGGGCTTCCTTTGTGCCAGAGTTCAAAATGCAGGTGCGGCCCGTTGGAAAGCGTGCCTGTATTGCCGATAATGGCCACGGCTTCCCCGGCTTTGACAAAACTACCCGCTTTTTTCAGCAGAGCGGAATTGTGTTTGTAGAAAGTTATGGTGTTGTTGTCGTGTTGTATTCCGATGGTATTGCCGGTCTCCAGGGTCCAGTCGGAAAAGAAAATGTACCCGTCCATAGCGGCCTGTATCGCCGTGTTTTTGGAAGCGAGCACATCCACCCCAAAGTGTTTTTTGTCGGGCATAAACCCGGCCGAAATTTCTCCTCTCACCGGCGAATTGAAATACATTTGCTCCAGGGGGACATCCCGCGGGGAGAAGTTGGCGGTACGGGGGCGCTGTGCGGCCAGCCCCACTTTCTGCAATTCCATTTCCTGCCTGAGTTGCTCTTCTTCATCGGACCGCTCCCCTTCCCCGAGCGAATCAATGGGGTTGGATTTCAATATTTCCTCAGCGGTTTCCACATCGCCGATCAGCACTTTGCGGATGCTGGAAGAATATGCTTCCTGGGCAGCCAGTTGTTTTTCCAGCTTGCCGACTTCCCGGTAGAGCTGCTCCACCTCGTCGCGGTTTTCGCCTCCCTCTCCGTATCCCGGCATATACCGCTTCAGGGGCGTGAAGGCCACGGCGAGCACCACCAACACGGCCAGCGCTACCAGCACCGTACTGATAAAAATGTAGACATTGAGAAGGGTCAGGCGGTAAGAACCTACCTCTTCGAAGGTTTCGTTGTTCATAACGATGAGGCGGTAAGTATGCCTCATTCGCTTCTTTATCCTTTCCCACCTGCTTTTTGCATTTTCGTTCTCCGCTGCCATAAGGATCAATCCTTTTTGCCGGCTAAGCACGCAACCGGCAAGCATTATTTACGTTAATTGGTTGCTGAAGGTTAAAATACGTGCTTTGAAGTCTTTGAATAATAAAATATTTTTGCCTTCAGACGTTAATATAACGATATAGACACACAAATGGGCCTGTCAGGTATACTAAAATGTAACCTGCCGTACAAATAAACGCCCCGCAAAGTTATGTCGACAATTCAGAGGTTTGCAAGAAAAATACCATTTTCTTTTTATACCTGTTTTTTAACGCAGGTGTTGCCCAATTAGATAGTGATTTTAAAAAAAAATGGAATTGAAACGAATAATCAAGGCATCGCTGGCCCTGGCCATACTCTCCATCATTTCGGCCTGCACCACGCAAAAGAGCAGAAGCGACATGTCGGCGCTCGGAGAGCTCTACCACAATACAACGGCACATTACAACGGTTACTTCAACGCCGAAGAGCTGCTGGCCGCCAGCATCGAATCCCTCAACCAACAACACCAGGACAATTATACCAAGCTGTTGCCCATGTACGAATATGTGGCGGCGGAAAACCCCCAGTCGGAAGCCCCCGGCCTGGATGAGGCCATTAAAAAGGTCACCGTTGTGGTCAACCTGCACCGCTACAGCAAGTGGACAGACGACTGTTACCTGCTGGTTGGGAAGGCTCAGTACCTGAAGCAGGATTACGAGGCGGCCGAAGAAACCTTCCGTTACATGGTGTCCGAATACAGCCCGGAGAAGATGAAAGAACGCGAAAAGGTGAGCAAGCAGGACAAGAAAGTCAAGAAAAAGAAAAAGAAAAAGAAAAGCAGGCGCGGCAAGAAAGGCAAAAAGAAAGGCAAAAGCACCAAGCTCGACAAAGAAAAAGAACGCGCGCTGAAGCAATACAAGAAGGCGGTAAAGAAGGCCAAGAAAAAGGGGGCTAAAGCGCCTCCCCGCCCCGACATCCTCAAGCGAAAGAGCGAGGCGGAAGAACAGGCGGAAGAGAAAATGGCCGCCGCTGAAGAAAAAAAAGAAGAAGAGGCCAAAGAAGATAAACCGGACAACGACGACGGCTTGCTCAAGCACCGGCCTGCCTACCAGGAGGGCCTGCTCTGGCTGGCGCGCACCATGATAGAGCGCGACAACTACGACGCCGCAATAGCCTACATGGCCGAGCTGGAAAACGATAGGAATACCTACTCCGGCATTCGTGGACAGTTGGAAGCCGTGAAGGCTTACTACCACATCCACCGCCAGGATTACGTTCAGGCGCTGCCCGCTTTGGAAAACGCCATCGAGTCTGAAAAAGATAAAAACCAGCGGGCGCGTTACGCTTTCATCATGGCCCAGATTTTTCAGATGAACGGCAATGCGACGGGCGCTTACGCTTCCTTCCAGCAGGCGCTGAAGCTGAAGCCCGGATATGAGATGGAGTTCAACTGCAAGCTCAACATGGCCCAGAATGCCTGGGCCAGCGGCAGCGGGTCGGCTTATGAAGCCAGGGAAAACCTGGCCAAACTGCTGAAAGACCCCAAAAATGCCGATTATAAGGACCAGATTTACTTCGCCCTGGCGCAGATCGCCCTGAAAAACGGAGAACGGGACGAGGCCATAACCAACCTGGAACTGTCGTTGTTGCATAGCCGCCAAAATCAGGCTCAGCGCGCCGAGTCTTACCTGACTCTGGCCGACCTCTACTACGAAGCGGAGGATTATGTGCCGGCCAAGAATTACTACGACAGTACCCTGCAGGTCCTGACGGCTACCGACAGCCGCTACCTCCGGGTGCAAAACCTGAGCAGCAACCTGACGGAGATCGCCGCCAATATCCAGGTCATCGAATTGCAGGACAGCCTCCTTCGGATCAGCCGAATGAGCGAGTCGGAAAGAGAGGAACTGGCCATGTCTATCAAGAAAGAACAAGACGAACTGCGCCGCCAGCAGATCGCCGCCAAAGCAGGCGCCGCTGCCGGCTTGCCTGCTACGCCCCGCCGCGCCATAGGAGGCGCCGGCGCCCTGCAACAGGAGAGCAGTTTCTTCGCTTACGACGACCGGGCCCTGAAGCGGGGGCGCCGCGAATTTGAACGCAAATGGGACAACCGCCCCCTGGAAGACAACTGGCGCCGGTCGAGCC
This genomic window contains:
- a CDS encoding tetratricopeptide repeat protein, whose translation is MKRIIKASLALAILSIISACTTQKSRSDMSALGELYHNTTAHYNGYFNAEELLAASIESLNQQHQDNYTKLLPMYEYVAAENPQSEAPGLDEAIKKVTVVVNLHRYSKWTDDCYLLVGKAQYLKQDYEAAEETFRYMVSEYSPEKMKEREKVSKQDKKVKKKKKKKKSRRGKKGKKKGKSTKLDKEKERALKQYKKAVKKAKKKGAKAPPRPDILKRKSEAEEQAEEKMAAAEEKKEEEAKEDKPDNDDGLLKHRPAYQEGLLWLARTMIERDNYDAAIAYMAELENDRNTYSGIRGQLEAVKAYYHIHRQDYVQALPALENAIESEKDKNQRARYAFIMAQIFQMNGNATGAYASFQQALKLKPGYEMEFNCKLNMAQNAWASGSGSAYEARENLAKLLKDPKNADYKDQIYFALAQIALKNGERDEAITNLELSLLHSRQNQAQRAESYLTLADLYYEAEDYVPAKNYYDSTLQVLTATDSRYLRVQNLSSNLTEIAANIQVIELQDSLLRISRMSESEREELAMSIKKEQDELRRQQIAAKAGAAAGLPATPRRAIGGAGALQQESSFFAYDDRALKRGRREFERKWDNRPLEDNWRRSSRRDASAFEQAAEEEFASRSSDVLTEEEVSKLLGNVPKTEGEIAAANLKIQEAMYNLGSLYRERLQNLPKAIEMFETLDRRYPSNNYELDSWYQLYIIYNGMGNKPRAEEYANKILEKYQNSKYAMVIRNPAYAEELAQENRLLNEYYDATYSAFTTGNYRVAYDKSVSAKEKFGAANPYQPKFALLAAMSTGSLEGKEAYVSALQEVIARYPDTDEQRRAREILRLLGESAASLPGGAKEEIEQFKVEDDALHYVIVVFKNNESDLNKNKVTVSDYNEKYHKLDRLRISNIYLGTDADSRLPILVLRRFKDKAEAMKYYTGVQKNQSDFIPSAEGYELFPVTQNNYREILKEKSVENYRAFFQLNYLK